The DNA sequence TGAAAAACCGGAAGAAAGTGTAAAACATGCCGAGGCAGCACTTGAGTTGGCCGAGAAAAATGGTTTTTTCAAAGAAATGCTTTTGGCAAATGTATGGTTGACCACGCTGTATGAGCAATTGGACAGATATCGCGAATCGTTGGAGCATAATCGAAACGTGGCCCAAATAAAAGATTCTTTGTTCACTATTGACAAAATAGAACTAGAGGCCAAAACAGCAGATAATATACGCTTTAACCATATGAGCGATGAAATCTCAAAATTGACGGAAAACAATGAAAAGTTGAGCCAATCGGCCAATAGATCTGAGATTACCGCTATTTTGACCTCGGCCTTTTTGGTCATTATCTCCCTTTTGGCCATATCATTGTTCAGAAATAACCAAATAAAGCTTAAAACGAACGATCTGCTGCATACCAAAAACAAAGAATTGGAATTAGCTAGAGACTCGGCCATCTCAGCCATGAAGGCCAAGACCAACTTTCTTTCTACCGTAACACATGAGTTAAGAACACCATTGTACGCGGTGACCGGCCTAACCCATCTGTTGCTCGAAGAAAATCCGGCCCAACACCAAAAAGAACATCTCAAATCGTTGAAGTTTTCAGGTGACTATTTGCTGAACTTCATCAATGATATTTTACAGATCAATAAAATTGATGCAGATAAGGTAGAGCCGTTGAGCGTTGAGTTCAAGCTTAAGAAAGTGCTGACAGATGTAATTGATTCATTACAGCAGAACGCAAAAGAGAAAAAAACAAAAATCAATCTGCATTACGATCAGCAGATTCCTCAAAACCTGTTGGGCGATCCTATGAAGATATCCCAGATTTTCATGAACTTGATAGGAAACGCCTTGAAGTTTACCAAAGATGGGCAGGTAGATGTCATTGCCAAACTTCTCAAAAGAGACCATGATGATATTAGGCTCTATTTTGAGGTCAAGGATAATGGTATTGGCATTTCTGAAGAGCAGCAAAAGACCATTTTCGACAGTTTCGAGCAGGGATCTATTCAAATTAATCGAGAATATGGCGGCACGGGACTTGGCCTGACCATTGTCAAGAGTTTGTTGGGTCTCTTTGGAAGCAAAATCGAACTTGAGAGCGATTTGGGCAAAGGCAGCTCGTTTTTCTTCGAACTTGAACTTAAAACCGAAGACAAAGCCGTTGCAGAAGTTTCTTTTGAGCTGAATTTAGAGGAATTTGATTTCAAGGGCCTACACGTGCTGGTAGTCGAAGACAACAAGATCAATCAGGTCATTACCAAAAAAATGCTCAACAAGAAAGAAATTACCTGCGATATCGCAAACAATGGTAATGAAGCTATCGATCTGGCCAAGGCCAACCGATACGATGCCATTTTGATGGATATTCATATGCCGGGCATAAGTGGTGAGGAAGCTACACGCCAGATACGCAAATTTGATAAAGAAATACCCATTATCGCCCTGACCGCAATCTCTTTAGATGACAGCTTAGACAGTTTTTATGCGGCAGGTTGTAACGATGTGGTGACCAAGCCTTTCAAACCAGAAGTCTTCTATCAAAAAATTGGCGAAAATATCTTCAGGTCAAAGATTGCCGACAAAGCTTGAGATACCGCTCGATATCATTCTTAAGAACCAAGGCGTCTTGTTCAGAAAAATGATGTCTTACTTCCAAGTAATAAAGATTTTCCAGCTTTTCTTCCAGTCTTGTATGATCTTTCTCGGTGGTCAGTACCACTTCATATGTCTTGAAAGTGTCAACTTCGTTATTGGAAAAAAAATGATGGTCGGCATATCTTAGATGTCTAAACTGCACATTTTGGTCCTTCAAATAGTTGACAAGGGGGTCAGGGTTGGCAATGCCCGTAACCAAAGCAACTGTTTTGTCTTTAAGTGCTGTAAGGTCAATTGGGTTTTTTGAACCCTTTAATTGGGGATCATAGGCCAAGCCACAAAAAAGTATTTTTTGATGTGGTTTGGGTCGAAGTGCATCGATTATCGATTCGCGTTCACTTTCATCAAGTTCTCTTGGGCATTTGGTCACAATAATAATATTGGCCCTTTT is a window from the Muricauda sp. SCSIO 65647 genome containing:
- a CDS encoding response regulator; translated protein: MALLALMCLTHTFAQNHTISNPEIQKIFDEVMAFRHQNNLDQALKSLDKAAELAEKNEDFKALLDTYHKYALLYLDREDSETASFYLARASILLKDLAYPHGEAVHKFINAILLYKSENNFQAINMLEEARELSNDRNLLNNILLVEAYIFMNIDKLDDAEKNYNALLVNSDEKERAFLATKANLGLSRLNRQLEKPEESVKHAEAALELAEKNGFFKEMLLANVWLTTLYEQLDRYRESLEHNRNVAQIKDSLFTIDKIELEAKTADNIRFNHMSDEISKLTENNEKLSQSANRSEITAILTSAFLVIISLLAISLFRNNQIKLKTNDLLHTKNKELELARDSAISAMKAKTNFLSTVTHELRTPLYAVTGLTHLLLEENPAQHQKEHLKSLKFSGDYLLNFINDILQINKIDADKVEPLSVEFKLKKVLTDVIDSLQQNAKEKKTKINLHYDQQIPQNLLGDPMKISQIFMNLIGNALKFTKDGQVDVIAKLLKRDHDDIRLYFEVKDNGIGISEEQQKTIFDSFEQGSIQINREYGGTGLGLTIVKSLLGLFGSKIELESDLGKGSSFFFELELKTEDKAVAEVSFELNLEEFDFKGLHVLVVEDNKINQVITKKMLNKKEITCDIANNGNEAIDLAKANRYDAILMDIHMPGISGEEATRQIRKFDKEIPIIALTAISLDDSLDSFYAAGCNDVVTKPFKPEVFYQKIGENIFRSKIADKA